The window gacatcTGAAATGTACAACACGTGTATATCATTGAATCCAAAACCCCCACAGTgtacaccccagccaccagctgtttacaaagctgtctggacatggtgaccgtatagagcagcgggttacagatggccacataacggtcatacgccatcacagccagcaagaggcactcaacATCTCCAAAAATGATAGAGAGATGCATTTGCACAGCACAGGCAGTGaaagaaatgcttttcctctcggctaagaaattctgcagcatcttaggggaaattatcaaggaaatgcagaggtcacagaaagacaaattcctgaggaaaaagtacatgggggtgtggagtcggggatcaattgtgattaacaagatcattcccccattccccaccagggtgatcccataaatcagtaggaacacCCCAAACAGAGGAACCTGCAGCTGTGGATGATCTGTCAGTCCTGAAAGAATGAATTCAGTCACCTCCGAGTGatttccctcttccatctcctctgaaCAGAGATCAGGCTGCGACAGAGATGTGGGCATGTGGATGGTGCGGAAAACCTGTCCCTTCTTTGTAATGAAgtaagtgaagataaatggagatcagtttctcAATGGACATCAGTACCTGCTCAGGGAAGGGCTTGgtccacagagccagatgttcacagctggtcattccaggtgttCAATAAAATGCACACGCTCTGCAAACACAATGACATGAAGGTTAATCATGTCCCACACAGAAACACTCCAGTTCACTACTCCGAACAGAAAACTGTGACTTGTGACTCTGTTGtgagagaatcagtctgaagAGATTATTCCTTAGTTAAACAAGGTGTGAGAGTAAAGGAGTGCCAATCTTTCCACCCTCTTTTGGCAAGCTGAGCTCTTAGGCTTGGCATGTCCACTTGGGGTAAAGTTGCCAACTGTGCTAATTCAGCTTTTTGCCATTTACTTTAGCCTGTATGAAAACCCGGAGACATAATGGAAAGCCCTGGCTTCAGTAACTATGTAATTGTCTATTTTTTTCCAACCAAGGAGGTCGCCCCTTTAGCTGAAGGGGTAGGAGTTCTGGCTGAGAGTTTTAGTGCTGGACATCTTGAATTTAATACCTGCTGATCATCATGGTgtctgcatgtgtgtgcgtgcatgtaattcaggacaatagcatgtacctgctgagaagagagagagagatgtggcgGCGTTTCCCCATCAACAGAAACTGCGAGTTTGGAGCATTTGGGAAGTTTTATACTGAGATGTGTGATCTATGGGACATGGTtcctgaagcaactgggaataTATGAGCTCAGAGAAACACAAAACCTAATTAATgcattcagtgaaccaaagccaCCCTCAGTGTAATTGGTGCCCCGGGGATTAATTTGTCCTACTCTTTCttactgtgttattaaatgatgcaatttctaccagagttacagagtaTGAGGCTTGGGGTATATTTCATCCTGCTGTTTTCAGTGACAGCTGGGTACTGAGTAGAAGTGATACAcaaagggttgggttttttttctggagACCAAAATCTTTTAGATAAAAACTTCATATTTCGACTCAGAAATACCACGCGGGTGCCTCAGGTACCACACACCACCAATCTCTTCCGTGGGCCAGGCTCCCAGTCTGGAATACATCCTCCATGATGcatgatggtctctcctcttgctgaactgccTTGGAACATCACCAGAGTCCCACAGCCATGGTTTAGGGAGGAGGAAAGTTTGACTTTTTTGATGGATTTAATTGAATTGAAAATCAAATTTCCCATCAGAAAAACTTCtcaagaaaaattttcaaccagacTTAGCAACACATTTGCAATCAACGGGACAGAAAGTTAGATACAGGTGAAACGTACTAATTATTTGTAGACATAGCTGATATCTTCACAGCTTTTCCTGGTTTCAGATTCACCTCATTGTCCTGGCCTCAGCAGGTGCAATGTAAACCTCTAAGATACATAAGAGTATTCCAGATTATTGAGCTATTAATGGCATcccaatcaccatggtatcctATGTCCTTCCTTTGATAGCTTACTCTCCAAAATAGGAAAGATAGTTTCACTCATTTTTGCCTGATGGAGACCACATGGTGACCAGGGGAGCTCAGGATGAGACCACAGTATGCTCCGgacttctgcagttcacaaaactatccctCTTGCATGCCTGctatctgcacacagagctcagcttTAAGATGTTAAATAAATCCATGAGTCAACTAGAAATAGTCATCCTCTCATCacaaatattaatacaatatttttgaTCATGTAAGTGGCGTTATAAGATAGCACTGTATCATGTTATTAATACATGTTCAAAGTGCTTCCTTTATCCATTCCAATGCAGTAAATcaatggggaggcagagtcagagagagagatgtcATAGGATATCTTGCAAACAGAGTGTGACGTTGTACCCCTTCTCTCTTCTGGgtgaaggggtttccacccagaagagagagagagtatctAAGCTCCTGTGGAGCAGGATCTGTGCAGAGCTGATTACTTTGAGACACTGGTTGTGATTTTAAGTGAATTTTGGGTGTGGTGGGTGGAGAACACACAAAGTGGTAACaaatttgttattttctgtttccttATTTAGGGTAAGGTGTTgcggttcagtgatgagacagagcacagctttatgcaagcaagcaggctggtcagcggagatgggctgttctgccccgccttccaccttctccttttattatatttctccccctaagcattacacactgctacacaaaggaatgtatgacgttaaTTCATATGCTTAGTTACCatcctctatctactacaatcctggttctcaggccttgagcccaggctaaagaaacctcccacagttgctgtccaaacaatcaagttctcagggttcatatctagcccttgtccttggatagagcaatgtgtgcattgctcctaggaaacagtcagggtgtgccccgcctgcttccaggtggaatagctagacattaacccttcatctcccctttttttgtttattgataGTTGGCCATCTCAATGGTAGCCGCcaatttgttttgtcatgctatttaactcccagacagacaaggacataacctagggagctttccagggcaaaattttacaaaatcttaacaaggaaggaatacattgtacacagcagcagcaaaaaataagcccaataattgcaaacacagaataaccaaaaagctcaacatctgcaataTAATCATCTAAAAGGGGTACACTTCTTTTACTACAATTGTAaccagcaaaaggcaatataagtgtcattgtactaagacagcaaagggtgccatcacttaaatttacaggaatataattaaaggtgcgtgaaccgcaagtaaaaacccatcctgatggtaggatgatatggccataattatatgaaacattaacagcatgggaacaatttaaaaggagttgagaaatttttcgacagcccaagggcacctttgtactagtgcagttaactacacgcgcacaggtgacattgtgagccccggccgggtacggtgtgtggagggatatagccgtgtgaggcagagtatagttggccgggccccaattagccatgctagagtactgggaggaaagattcgcataagcagagaacagtgtcttattctccatctcctcagggtgatgacatactggaataaggcatgtacgtaacaaatctccggctgctacagaattagaCAGACAAAAGTGGGtgacatttgctattgaagccaatctttcccatatgttatATGTCATTTGGGCTTGTAACGGGGGAGGTgcttccgagccaacccctacaggaaatagcaggcacaaaaggcacacaatcatcacagaattagcagtgatttgggcgagaatcgccacaaacaaagtcttaGGAGTTTCTGGCTGCTGATCTGCTGCCAGTTTTCATTGAGCcgtggcgaccaatgcttttactgctccccatgtcacgggctggcttgggacgctacgcctcctccgtttccgtcccgccgttgtcgactcggggggcaacgcggtctcctccaaggtcagctgaaactctggtatgggattcgacagcccctggtgccatgccatgttGTTTAAGTGCCGGTCGCATGCACCGGGCTGGAACCCACAacagtcctgcagggagagacacagcagcatatccctgaccccaagtgattagaggtgctgggcccagccactgtggatcgggcagctgacggtaaaagacacgcggtctttccagtacctcagatttgtgaaaatgccgatccgcaggggtctgctgatctgcattcagtgttaaattatttaaagtaaacaagaggatatacatttgttgttgaatgtctcctaaggtttggagacacagctccccttgttttaattgtttatctagcAAGGTTTTTAGTGTGCGATGGGCACATTCAACAATGacttggcccgtggaattataagggattccgtgtttaagacggacgtcccagcgggcacaaaaggtggagagggctgcagagcagtaggctggggcattatctatTTTAATTTGGCAagggcgacccataacagaaaagcaggccagcaaatggtgaataactttgttagtggcttccccacgttgtggggttgcccaaaggaagcctgaataagtatcaacggaaacatgtaaaaatgaataggggcggaattgtggcacatgagtaacatccatttgccacagctgatttgctgcaGTACCtcgggggttaacggcataagagaaagtaggagcagcagcagcacagtgggggcaggaacgaacaatggaacgtgcataatcagcaggaatgtgaaactgccgggccaaaacagaggcagactgatgctttcaatggggtcagaaaaaagggaatttacctgaccacgcaaCGCGCGACCGGCGCGTGCAGTGCcctcagtgagtggcccaggcagaggggtatgactgcaaatatgagcaacaaagtaagggaaatgaCAAGTGGCAAAAGggtgctgcaaaaacaaaaacaggcgaaggaggtctgcatcaacctgaggggtaatgagggcaaggggtaaatgatcaattacctaataaacataatgggtatccacaattaaattaaagggtcAAACAGCAAAACATTGacaggccaaaataacagcagctaattctgagggcaaagggggatggtaaaaaaaaacaatcttttaaatctaacacacaaaattgatcggtttgaggaattaaatttggatttggcGAGCCAAATTGCAAGGTGCCCATAGGTTgaatgcgtttatttatttcccttaaatcatgtaacagccgccaagcacccgattttttctaaaaaacaaacaccggggtgttccagggactgGTGGAGCTCTCCAGtcgctgtgcttgcaaatgctgctgcacaagcgaatgaagtgcttttagcttttagagggaggggccactggtcaatttACACGGGCtgtaaggattgccataccaagggtaaggcggagggcacggtgggtgagggacggttttgggccatcagatgttaatatcgagggtggtgtctaactttgtaagtaaatcacggccccaaatattgaggtggacagggagtacaaaagggcggatagtagcaagggtgcggcctcccggtttagagaccgtgacccaagacaaactttgacgcccgggtttactacccccgatcccccacaattctttagaaggaaccgtaggccaattaaccggccactccagatcacgaatcactgtaacgtcagctccagtgtccaccagccctgtaaaaggaacatcatttaagagaagtgttaactgaggtttcgaggggcggactgacattgtcagagcaacaagtggagaagacGCGCTGTGAGATGGCGAGTGAGACAACGtggatccaaagccgcctccgccccgagttcga of the Eretmochelys imbricata isolate rEreImb1 chromosome 6, rEreImb1.hap1, whole genome shotgun sequence genome contains:
- the LOC144266626 gene encoding olfactory receptor 5G9-like, giving the protein MEEGNHSEVTEFILSGLTDHPQLQVPLFGVFLLIYGITLVGNGGMILLITIDPRLHTPMYFFLRNLSFCDLCISLIISPKMLQNFLAERKSISFTACAVQMHLSIIFGDVECLLLAVMAYDRYVAICNPLLYTVTMSRQLCKQLVAGVYTVGVLDSMIYTCCTFQMSFCSSNIINHFFCDVLPLLALSCSDTRINEIVVFAFMSCITVSSFLTVLLSYVYIISTILQICSAKGRRKAFSTCTFHLTAVVLFFGTFFFMYLRPTTRYPTDRDKVTSVFYTLVIPMLNPLIYSLRNTEVKDALRKAMNKCLTNS